A single genomic interval of Alistipes provencensis harbors:
- a CDS encoding DMT family transporter, protein MDKGKLKGHAALLAANIVWGLNAPIGKSVLWSEANSGGVSPFALSVYRMVGAALLFWAVSLLLPRERVAPRDIVLLFFASVFGIQLNQMLFLWGLSLTSPIDTSIIATIVPVLTMVLATLFLREPITWLKAGGVFLGCAGALILILVSQHGAGHTSSVKGDVLCIISAISYATYLTAFRNVIVRYSPVTTMKWMFLFAAIVAVAVYYRPLTEVDYAGLATRTWAGIVYVVVGATFFSYLMVPIAQRHLRPTVVSMYNYVQPIVAVLFTVAIGLDTFGFTKAGAALCVFVGVWLVTKSKSRAQLDTEKMQKKG, encoded by the coding sequence ATGGACAAAGGAAAACTGAAAGGACATGCGGCCCTGCTGGCCGCCAACATCGTCTGGGGCCTCAACGCCCCGATCGGCAAGAGCGTGCTCTGGTCCGAGGCCAATTCCGGAGGGGTCAGCCCCTTCGCGCTGAGCGTCTACCGCATGGTGGGCGCCGCGTTGCTGTTCTGGGCTGTCTCACTGCTCCTGCCCCGCGAACGGGTCGCCCCGCGCGACATCGTGCTGCTGTTCTTCGCCTCGGTATTCGGCATCCAGCTCAACCAGATGCTTTTCCTCTGGGGGCTGTCGCTCACCTCACCCATCGACACGTCGATCATCGCCACGATCGTCCCCGTGCTGACGATGGTGCTGGCGACGCTGTTCCTGCGCGAACCGATCACATGGCTCAAGGCCGGGGGCGTCTTTCTGGGATGCGCCGGGGCGCTGATCCTGATTCTGGTGAGTCAGCACGGCGCAGGCCACACGTCGAGCGTCAAAGGCGACGTACTCTGCATCATCAGCGCCATAAGCTACGCCACCTACCTCACCGCCTTCCGCAACGTGATCGTCCGCTACTCGCCCGTGACGACGATGAAATGGATGTTCCTTTTCGCCGCCATCGTCGCCGTGGCGGTCTACTACCGCCCGCTGACCGAGGTCGACTATGCAGGGCTGGCAACCCGGACTTGGGCCGGGATCGTCTATGTGGTCGTCGGCGCGACGTTCTTCTCCTACCTGATGGTTCCCATCGCCCAGCGCCATCTGCGGCCGACGGTGGTTTCGATGTACAACTATGTGCAGCCCATCGTGGCGGTGCTCTTCACCGTGGCCATCGGGCTCGACACGTTCGGATTCACCAAGGCCGGCGCGGCCCTCTGCGTCTTCGTCGGGGTGTGGCTGGTGACCAAGTCGAAATCGCGGGCACAATTGGATACGGAGAAAATGCAAAAAAAAGGTTGA
- a CDS encoding VOC family protein translates to MEIKSRFDHFNINVTDLARSLDFYDKALGLKEVGRKEASDGSFTLVYLGDGQTPFRLELTWLRDHTLPYELGENESHLCMRVAGDYDAIREYHRSMGCVCYENHSMGLYFINDPDDYWIEILPVK, encoded by the coding sequence ATGGAAATCAAAAGCCGTTTCGACCATTTCAACATCAACGTCACGGACCTCGCACGCAGCCTCGACTTCTACGACAAGGCGCTCGGGCTGAAGGAGGTCGGCCGCAAGGAGGCCTCCGACGGATCGTTCACGCTGGTCTACCTCGGCGACGGGCAGACCCCGTTCCGCCTCGAGCTGACGTGGCTGCGCGACCACACCCTGCCCTACGAGCTGGGCGAGAACGAAAGCCACCTCTGCATGCGCGTGGCGGGCGACTACGACGCCATCCGCGAATACCACCGCTCGATGGGCTGCGTCTGCTACGAGAACCACTCCATGGGACTCTACTTCATCAACGACCCGGACGATTACTGGATCGAAATCCTGCCCGTCAAATAG
- a CDS encoding DMT family transporter has translation MSKTRYNLDLVFANVFFGANFSFYVSLTRNYLDFQQIFMLQVLSAAIFFIPFALFSRYSYRITWRDAGNILIVTLLIVYGWMYMLLWGSSYTTPIDASVIATLGPAFTLIMDHLMHPRKYIRARVVGVVCALVGAAILIFSDGFSLTHGSRAQGNLFVLVAVVAIAINTVIIKPQLEKLGTLVVMGWYYIIGLAITAPFFWKYIAHIPFLRLPLYAQAELGYILILGTVLPMYLLYRGTEKLTSVHTALYRYIQPVIAGILAITRGQAHFNAANITASAFIFAGVVLVVIGYKYYVRHGLPKLRSDGRLQH, from the coding sequence ATGAGCAAAACGCGCTATAATCTCGATCTGGTCTTCGCCAACGTCTTTTTCGGGGCGAATTTCTCGTTTTACGTCTCCCTCACGCGCAATTACCTCGACTTCCAGCAGATCTTCATGCTTCAGGTGCTCTCGGCGGCGATTTTCTTCATCCCTTTCGCACTCTTCTCGCGCTACTCCTACCGCATTACATGGCGCGATGCGGGCAACATCCTGATCGTCACGCTGCTGATCGTCTACGGCTGGATGTACATGCTGCTCTGGGGATCGTCCTACACGACGCCCATCGACGCCTCGGTCATCGCTACGCTGGGGCCGGCCTTCACGCTGATCATGGACCACCTGATGCACCCGCGCAAGTATATCCGGGCCCGTGTCGTGGGTGTCGTCTGCGCGCTCGTCGGGGCCGCGATCCTGATCTTCAGCGACGGATTCTCGCTTACCCACGGCAGCCGGGCGCAGGGCAACCTCTTTGTGCTGGTGGCCGTGGTGGCCATCGCCATCAATACGGTGATCATCAAGCCGCAGCTCGAGAAACTGGGTACGCTGGTCGTGATGGGGTGGTACTACATCATCGGACTGGCCATCACGGCGCCCTTCTTCTGGAAATACATCGCCCACATACCCTTCCTGCGCCTGCCGCTCTATGCGCAGGCCGAACTGGGCTATATCCTGATTCTGGGCACCGTGCTGCCGATGTACCTGCTCTACCGCGGCACCGAGAAACTCACTTCCGTGCATACGGCCCTCTACCGCTACATCCAGCCCGTGATTGCAGGCATTCTGGCCATCACGCGCGGTCAGGCGCATTTCAACGCGGCGAACATCACGGCGTCGGCCTTTATCTTCGCGGGGGTGGTGCTGGTGGTGATCGGCTATAAATACTATGTCCGCCACGGACTGCCGAAACTGCGCAGCGACGGGCGGCTCCAGCACTAA
- a CDS encoding CCA tRNA nucleotidyltransferase, whose translation MPLSNPIFRRISRLADEQGVRAFVVGGYVRDHYLRRPSTDIDVVVVGSGIALAEALGRELKAKVSVFKTFGTAMVRAGGIEVEFVGARRESYTRDSRKPEVEPGTLEDDQRRRDFTINAMAWSLNGATFGELVDPFDGMSDLEECIIRTPCDPDITFSDDPLRMMRAVRFASQLGFTIEEETFEAIRRNAERIRIVSRERIATELNKIVLSPVPSMGFELLELTGLLELIFPELHNLKGVEKRGRHSHKDNFFHTLKVLDNVARRSDDLWLRWAAVLHDIGKPQTKAYDPRVGWTFHGHEVVGSKMVPGIFRQLKLPLNEHMKFVRKLVFLHLRPIILSEDLVTDSAVRRLLFEAGDDVEALMTLCEADITSGIDAKVQRYLANFELVRRKMKDLEERDRVRNFQPPVTGELIMETYGIGPCRVIGDIKEVIKNAILDGEIPNDYDAAYGLMERLAAERGLTKKG comes from the coding sequence GACCACTACCTGCGGCGTCCGTCGACCGACATCGACGTCGTGGTCGTGGGCAGCGGCATCGCTCTGGCCGAGGCACTGGGGCGCGAACTGAAAGCCAAGGTCTCGGTCTTCAAGACGTTCGGCACGGCGATGGTCCGCGCCGGAGGCATCGAGGTGGAGTTCGTGGGAGCCCGCAGGGAGTCCTATACGCGCGATTCGCGCAAACCCGAGGTCGAGCCCGGAACGTTGGAGGACGACCAGCGGCGGCGCGACTTCACGATCAACGCCATGGCGTGGTCGCTGAACGGCGCCACGTTCGGCGAACTGGTCGATCCTTTCGACGGGATGTCCGACCTCGAGGAGTGCATCATCCGCACGCCGTGCGACCCCGACATCACCTTCTCGGACGATCCTCTGCGCATGATGCGCGCCGTGCGGTTCGCCTCGCAGTTGGGCTTCACCATCGAGGAGGAGACCTTCGAGGCCATCCGCCGCAATGCGGAGCGCATCCGGATCGTTTCGCGCGAACGCATCGCCACCGAACTCAACAAGATCGTCCTTTCGCCCGTCCCCTCGATGGGCTTCGAACTGCTGGAACTCACCGGACTGCTGGAGCTGATCTTTCCCGAACTGCACAACCTCAAAGGGGTGGAGAAACGGGGCCGGCACTCCCATAAGGACAATTTTTTCCATACGCTCAAGGTACTGGACAATGTCGCGCGCCGTTCCGACGACCTGTGGCTGCGCTGGGCCGCCGTCCTGCACGACATCGGCAAGCCGCAGACCAAGGCTTACGACCCGAGGGTGGGCTGGACTTTCCACGGCCACGAGGTCGTGGGTTCGAAGATGGTTCCGGGAATTTTCCGCCAGTTGAAACTGCCCCTGAACGAGCATATGAAATTCGTCCGGAAACTGGTTTTCCTCCACTTGCGGCCCATCATCCTTTCCGAGGATCTGGTGACCGATTCGGCCGTCCGGCGTCTGCTGTTCGAAGCGGGCGACGACGTGGAGGCGCTGATGACGCTGTGCGAAGCGGACATCACCTCGGGCATCGACGCCAAGGTGCAGCGTTACCTTGCGAATTTCGAACTGGTGCGCCGCAAGATGAAGGATCTGGAGGAGCGCGACCGCGTCCGCAATTTCCAGCCCCCGGTTACGGGCGAACTCATCATGGAGACCTACGGCATCGGCCCGTGCCGCGTGATCGGCGATATCAAGGAGGTCATCAAGAACGCCATCCTCGACGGCGAAATCCCCAACGATTACGATGCGGCCTACGGCCTGATGGAGCGGCTGGCGGCGGAACGCGGACTGACAAAAAAAGGTTGA
- a CDS encoding acyl-CoA thioesterase, with amino-acid sequence MARILETPIQKRFSDIDPFQHVNNVSQQMYFDVGKMEYYEKILGAEVLLGDLRILTVSTSTSYMGQVRMHDPVRVTTTCERVGTKSLTLLQRLSVGGEVRSESRSVMVVFDFARQQSEPVPAGWRERLLAD; translated from the coding sequence ATGGCCCGCATACTCGAAACCCCCATTCAGAAACGATTCTCGGACATCGACCCGTTCCAGCATGTGAACAACGTCTCGCAGCAGATGTATTTCGACGTGGGCAAGATGGAGTATTACGAAAAGATACTGGGCGCGGAGGTGCTGCTGGGTGACCTGCGCATCCTCACGGTCTCGACCTCGACCTCCTACATGGGACAGGTGCGGATGCACGACCCCGTGCGCGTGACGACCACCTGCGAACGGGTGGGCACGAAGAGCCTGACGCTGCTTCAGCGGTTGTCGGTCGGCGGCGAGGTCCGCAGCGAAAGCCGCTCGGTGATGGTCGTCTTCGATTTCGCCCGGCAGCAGAGCGAGCCCGTGCCCGCCGGGTGGCGCGAACGGCTCCTCGCGGATTAG
- a CDS encoding L-threonylcarbamoyladenylate synthase, whose translation MQNPTDIQKEVDEAVRVMRGGGIILYPTDTVWGLGCDATSAAAVERIYRLKRSENKKSMLVLCASTDMTVRYVNKAPGVAFEVMELATSPLTAILPGAVGVAENLIPEEGTLGVRIPDHEFCRRMLAALKKPIVSTSANISGEATPVGLQDVAKEIVDGVDFVVNPRFEGKPTRKASSIIAFGEGGEVKIIRE comes from the coding sequence ATGCAAAATCCTACCGACATACAGAAGGAGGTCGACGAAGCCGTGCGCGTCATGCGCGGGGGCGGGATCATCCTCTACCCCACCGATACGGTCTGGGGGCTGGGCTGCGACGCCACTTCCGCCGCCGCCGTGGAGCGCATCTACCGTCTCAAGCGCAGCGAGAACAAGAAATCGATGCTGGTGCTGTGCGCCTCGACCGACATGACCGTGCGTTATGTCAACAAAGCCCCGGGAGTCGCTTTCGAAGTGATGGAGCTGGCGACCAGCCCCCTGACGGCCATCCTGCCGGGTGCCGTGGGGGTGGCCGAAAACCTCATCCCCGAGGAGGGGACGCTCGGCGTACGCATCCCCGACCACGAATTCTGCCGCCGGATGCTCGCCGCCCTCAAAAAGCCGATCGTCTCGACCTCGGCCAACATCTCGGGCGAAGCGACGCCCGTGGGATTGCAGGATGTGGCGAAGGAGATCGTCGACGGCGTGGATTTCGTCGTCAACCCCCGTTTCGAAGGCAAACCGACCCGCAAAGCCTCGTCGATCATCGCGTTCGGCGAAGGCGGCGAGGTGAAAATCATCCGCGAATAA